The Vibrio aerogenes nucleotide sequence ACACGCCCGCAGCCGACTGCTCAATCCCGGCAGCTACCGCTCTGGTTTTATCTGCCAGCGTTTGGGTCTGTGAATTCAGTTGCGCCTGTAGCTGACGAATCCGCTCCAGCCTGACAGCTAAGTTTTTTTTGTCTGATGCCATGCGCCACCCAAGAAAAAAAGCGGGCGACTTCATGTCAGCAATGCAGATGCCAGCTTCATTCGCTGGCACCGGTGACACTAGTCGCCCTGAGATTGTACCTGATGCATTGATTTGAAGCGTTCAATCGCCAGATCACGCCAGCGCATCAGCTCCTCAAAATCCATCCCGTTCATTTGTTCCGGCG carries:
- a CDS encoding GpE family phage tail protein yields the protein MAAVFHWPPEQMNGMDFEELMRWRDLAIERFKSMHQVQSQGD